Proteins encoded together in one Nostoc sp. PCC 7524 window:
- a CDS encoding DUF262 domain-containing protein has protein sequence MTDLNNYRLELANEETLDDDEDNDEELEEKFTFQYDPEKINIVTREPTIEQLLRRIDEAALDLAPDFQRQANIWTPEAKSKLIESILIRIPLPAFYIDATNEDEWVVVDGLQRLSALKQFVIDKSDKTRLKLVGLEYLKELNNKTYDELERRYQRRILETQVTVFLIEKGTPLEVKYNIFKRINTGGVPLSNQELRHALNPGQAIKLVAKLASFSEFQLVVNLSDSKKKRMDDREFVLGFLAFYLISYKEYQDETRESFFSKALSKINNLNHEDVIKIEENFKKAMVAAFEIFDNNAFRKISYKNKRKFPLNKSLFEVWSVNLSRLSIEEIEILKHRRQKLINIFVNHVDNDADFLVSISQVKNKIEYRFATVEKIIKKVLS, from the coding sequence GTGACCGATTTAAATAACTACAGATTAGAATTAGCAAATGAAGAAACTTTAGATGATGATGAAGATAATGATGAAGAACTAGAGGAAAAATTTACCTTTCAGTATGATCCTGAAAAAATTAACATTGTTACTAGAGAGCCAACTATTGAGCAATTATTGAGAAGAATTGATGAAGCAGCACTTGATTTAGCACCCGACTTCCAAAGACAAGCAAATATATGGACTCCAGAAGCAAAAAGTAAATTGATAGAATCTATTTTAATTAGAATTCCATTGCCTGCTTTTTATATAGATGCTACTAATGAAGATGAATGGGTAGTTGTGGATGGATTACAGAGATTGTCTGCTCTCAAACAATTTGTAATTGATAAAAGTGACAAAACAAGACTTAAATTAGTTGGTTTAGAATACTTGAAGGAGCTTAATAATAAAACTTATGATGAATTAGAAAGGAGATATCAACGTCGTATTCTAGAAACTCAAGTTACAGTATTTTTAATTGAGAAAGGTACACCATTGGAAGTAAAATATAATATATTTAAACGGATTAATACGGGTGGAGTACCTCTCTCTAATCAAGAATTACGTCATGCTTTGAATCCAGGTCAAGCTATCAAATTGGTTGCGAAATTAGCTTCTTTTTCAGAGTTTCAACTTGTTGTTAATCTCAGTGATTCAAAGAAAAAGAGGATGGATGATAGGGAGTTTGTGCTAGGCTTTCTTGCTTTTTATTTAATTTCTTATAAAGAATATCAAGATGAAACTAGAGAGTCATTCTTTAGCAAGGCATTATCAAAAATTAACAATCTTAATCATGAAGATGTGATAAAAATAGAAGAAAATTTCAAAAAGGCTATGGTTGCAGCCTTTGAAATTTTCGATAATAATGCTTTTCGTAAAATATCTTATAAAAATAAAAGAAAATTCCCACTCAATAAATCTTTGTTTGAGGTTTGGTCTGTAAATCTTAGCCGTCTAAGCATAGAAGAAATTGAAATATTAAAACATAGAAGACAAAAACTTATAAATATTTTTGTTAATCATGTTGATAATGATGCAGATTTTCTAGTATCAATATCTCAAGTAAAAAATAAAATAGAGTATAGGTTTGCAACAGTTGAGAAAATTATCAAAAAAGTATTATCATGA